One Oscillospiraceae bacterium genomic region harbors:
- a CDS encoding clostripain-related cysteine peptidase: protein MDTCLNYADWTVLIYANGNNDLEPEMHKAMLDAEKTGSFSAFNVLMQIGTADERLVKLIRRDIIFLNDNEKGVRRYYIHKGKSELLEYMGNVNMSDPKQLYNFVKWGILNYPAKRYMLITGGHSYHCVGLMTDYSGNMPYIMGIPEMVKAIDAAAGEAGNKIDILILDACCSNSLELLYEFGRNKNNAVKNIITYLTYGPIEGLPYNIIIDSMKAINAAETSIIIKSIINSLPMNLIGFSVDHNKLELIKRLFNEMSANCLRETDENNINRIQKKIIKSVGEASLPIIIHYKKAPYCSLPLITVTSDISGNEMLMKNYYRLGFAQNNNWTKLFSDKLPAANTKYNENMLPLEISRHEVVESIAVMNPELDRLQIARMADELYEYKKWTM, encoded by the coding sequence ATGGATACATGCTTAAATTATGCTGATTGGACAGTTCTGATATACGCAAATGGCAACAATGATCTTGAGCCTGAAATGCATAAAGCTATGCTTGATGCTGAAAAAACAGGCTCTTTTTCTGCCTTCAATGTTTTGATGCAAATCGGCACAGCGGATGAGCGGCTTGTCAAGTTAATTCGACGTGATATTATTTTTTTAAATGATAACGAAAAAGGCGTTCGCCGATATTATATTCATAAAGGCAAATCCGAATTGCTTGAATATATGGGCAACGTTAATATGTCGGATCCCAAACAGCTATATAACTTTGTTAAATGGGGGATACTTAATTATCCTGCAAAAAGATATATGTTGATAACAGGAGGGCACAGTTATCATTGCGTCGGTCTGATGACCGATTACAGCGGTAATATGCCTTATATAATGGGCATTCCTGAAATGGTAAAAGCTATAGATGCGGCGGCGGGTGAAGCGGGCAATAAAATCGACATTTTAATATTAGATGCATGTTGTTCCAACTCATTAGAATTGCTTTACGAATTTGGCAGAAATAAAAATAACGCTGTAAAGAATATCATTACCTATTTAACATACGGTCCTATTGAAGGATTGCCATATAATATAATAATAGACTCAATGAAAGCAATCAATGCGGCTGAAACTTCAATTATTATAAAATCAATTATAAACAGCTTGCCGATGAATTTGATTGGCTTTTCTGTTGATCATAATAAGTTGGAGTTAATTAAACGGTTGTTTAATGAAATGTCCGCTAATTGTCTACGTGAAACAGACGAAAATAATATAAACCGCATTCAGAAAAAAATAATAAAATCTGTTGGCGAAGCTTCGCTGCCTATAATAATTCACTATAAAAAAGCCCCGTACTGCTCTCTTCCTTTAATAACAGTTACATCCGATATATCCGGAAATGAAATGTTAATGAAGAATTATTACCGCCTGGGCTTCGCTCAAAATAATAATTGGACAAAATTATTTTCAGATAAATTACCTGCAGCAAATACAAAATACAATGAAAATATGCTGCCGTTGGAAATAAGCAGACATGAGGTTGTCGAAAG
- a CDS encoding helix-turn-helix transcriptional regulator yields the protein MTNIISDVKKCGSISIKKITLYNLPRFIGWISVFIWIYLVWMPGYGIEPRQMMLGIQANKLFVIIYLVSAVLVICFFDGRAYTKLAPASAFILLIALIATLFFKLEIIYLYILIPCAVATGHLFACFGFSYFMILNNSEKFYAIFFGVIMSKMVYYIISCIGNTIVFKLCAGLVLVILIICAFFIAWRSIETVGDINVIIPLSAYSSMLLVFAVYFLNDITVPFIFKNLELSTGKSLAAYYLAGIILGALITYVLRRFAGLSMCYGVNISFFLISLGSVMAIIYKNALSFAYVSSFLFGAAYASGMITIYYISGIMSKKFSSVIFYRIGAAISGAGYMSGFILLLLLKNSYESSSFLHIALISIIITMILVFISPMFSSKLYNAECMDDLNRPDVTHGTRLDEKLAEFKLSPKEKEVCRLMLGGYTLRQISATMGIAYSTANTYGTSLYRKLNINSKTELLLMFRELI from the coding sequence ATGACTAATATTATATCTGACGTAAAAAAATGCGGAAGTATATCAATTAAAAAAATCACTTTATACAATTTGCCGCGTTTTATCGGGTGGATATCAGTTTTCATATGGATTTATTTGGTATGGATGCCGGGATACGGGATTGAGCCAAGACAAATGATGCTCGGAATTCAGGCTAATAAGCTGTTTGTAATTATATATCTCGTTTCGGCAGTATTGGTTATCTGCTTTTTTGACGGCAGAGCATATACAAAGCTTGCTCCGGCAAGCGCATTTATCTTGCTGATAGCGTTGATTGCGACTCTGTTTTTTAAATTGGAAATTATATATTTATATATTTTGATCCCGTGCGCTGTCGCAACAGGGCATTTGTTTGCATGCTTCGGATTCTCTTATTTTATGATTCTGAATAATTCCGAGAAATTCTATGCCATATTTTTTGGAGTTATAATGTCAAAAATGGTATATTATATCATCTCATGTATCGGAAATACGATAGTATTCAAGCTTTGCGCCGGTTTGGTTCTGGTAATTCTGATAATATGCGCCTTTTTTATTGCGTGGCGTTCCATAGAAACTGTGGGAGATATAAATGTAATAATTCCGCTCTCGGCTTATTCAAGTATGCTGCTTGTATTCGCAGTATATTTTCTGAATGATATAACCGTGCCTTTTATATTTAAAAATCTTGAGTTGTCGACCGGAAAGAGTCTGGCTGCATATTACTTAGCCGGAATTATTCTTGGAGCGTTAATTACATATGTTCTTAGACGATTTGCCGGCTTAAGCATGTGTTACGGAGTGAACATTTCGTTTTTTTTGATTTCACTCGGCTCTGTAATGGCAATAATATATAAAAACGCTTTATCATTTGCTTACGTAAGCTCATTCCTTTTCGGAGCTGCTTATGCGTCGGGTATGATAACAATTTATTATATAAGCGGCATAATGTCTAAAAAGTTTTCCAGTGTAATATTTTACCGTATTGGCGCGGCTATTTCCGGCGCGGGCTATATGTCCGGATTCATCCTGCTCTTATTATTAAAGAACAGTTACGAATCATCTTCATTTTTGCATATTGCATTAATTTCTATTATTATCACAATGATTTTAGTTTTTATATCGCCTATGTTTTCATCAAAGCTTTATAATGCCGAGTGCATGGATGACCTTAACCGTCCCGATGTGACACACGGCACCAGGCTTGATGAAAAGCTCGCGGAATTTAAACTGTCGCCGAAGGAAAAGGAGGTATGCAGACTGATGCTCGGAGGCTATACTCTCAGGCAGATATCCGCTACGATGGGCATAGCATATTCCACAGCGAATACATACGGAACGAGTCTTTACAGGAAACTGAATATAAACAGTAAAACCGAGCTGCTTTTAATGTTCAGAGAATTGATTTAG
- a CDS encoding VCBS repeat-containing protein, whose amino-acid sequence MILSFDPAVFYNTDQGPYGIATGVFTTSGNTDLAIACNQNDDVTILFGNGDGTFGPTANYSVGANPTAVTAADFNNDGNIDLAVTDSNGSDIAILFGNGNGTFLPAVAISASSNPINIVSADFNNDGNMDLAITDIGNNIVGVFLGNGNGTFQAMVPYSISAPADAIIAADFNNDGVIDLAVACGDNNVNILLGIGDGTFMAASSVPAGSDIMDIAANDFNGDGILDIAATNYSSNNVAILLGIGDGTFQPPTFTPAGTGPTGITTADFNNDGNVDLAVTNTINNRVAVILGNGNGTFQWAQYYATGDYPSDIIPGDFNGDGKPDLATTNFYSYNAAILINKTPVRGIMHFKTEAIV is encoded by the coding sequence ATGATTTTATCCTTTGACCCGGCTGTGTTTTACAATACAGACCAGGGCCCATATGGTATAGCGACCGGCGTCTTTACAACGTCGGGAAATACGGATTTAGCTATAGCATGCAATCAAAATGATGATGTAACAATTTTATTCGGGAATGGCGACGGCACATTCGGTCCAACGGCAAATTATTCTGTAGGCGCTAATCCAACCGCAGTCACCGCTGCGGATTTTAATAACGATGGCAATATAGATTTAGCTGTGACAGATTCAAACGGAAGTGATATAGCAATCCTCTTCGGTAATGGTAACGGCACTTTTCTACCTGCTGTTGCAATATCCGCAAGCTCTAATCCTATTAATATTGTGTCTGCCGACTTTAACAATGACGGTAATATGGATTTAGCTATAACAGATATCGGCAACAATATAGTAGGAGTATTTCTCGGAAACGGAAACGGTACTTTTCAAGCGATGGTGCCATATTCGATAAGCGCTCCCGCTGACGCAATAATAGCGGCTGATTTTAACAACGACGGTGTAATTGATTTAGCGGTGGCATGCGGTGATAATAATGTAAATATATTGCTCGGAATAGGAGACGGCACTTTTATGGCGGCATCTTCAGTTCCGGCCGGTTCTGATATTATGGATATCGCAGCCAACGATTTTAACGGCGACGGAATCCTGGACATCGCGGCTACAAATTATTCATCAAACAATGTTGCAATACTGCTTGGCATCGGTGACGGCACATTTCAACCTCCGACTTTTACTCCGGCCGGGACTGGTCCGACCGGTATAACAACCGCTGATTTTAACAATGACGGCAATGTGGATTTGGCGGTTACCAATACCATAAATAACCGTGTCGCTGTTATACTCGGAAACGGAAACGGTACTTTTCAATGGGCGCAATATTATGCTACGGGTGATTATCCCTCCGATATTATACCGGGAGATTTTAATGGAGACGGGAAACCGGATTTGGCAACGACAAATTTCTATTCCTATAATGCCGCGATACTGATAAATAAAACACCTGTGCGAGGCATAATGCATTTTAAAACAGAAGCCATAGTTTAA